The Gammaproteobacteria bacterium genome segment CTGCTGTTGCGCGCGGTGGAGAGCGGTGGCGCAGTCGCGCGGGGACGTCGAGGTGGTGGTCGTCGACGATGCGTCCGATCCGCCCGTCAGACTGGCGCCGCATCGCCGGCTCAAGCTGATACGGCTGGACGCGAACCGCGGCCACGCCGCCGCGCGCAACATAGGCGCGCGCGCAGCCGCCGGCGCGTGGCTGACGTTTCTGGATGATGACGATCAGCTCCTACCCGACATGGTGGCGGTTTCGCTGGAGGCCGCCACCTCATCTTCGCTGTCGCCGCCGGTCGCCGTCACTACCGGTCTGCAATGGGTGGGCGCGAACGGCGAGGTGGTCGCGACACGCCGCCCCCCCTACGCGTGCGCGCGGGCAGTGTTACTTTCTGGAGCCGCTGGAGCGTGGCTGCTCGTACCTGGCCAAGCAAACGCTGGTCGTTCCGAAAGACGTCTTCTGGGCGGTAGGCGGCTGGGATGAGAGCTTCCGCTCAAGAGTGACGTCCGAGTTTTTTCTAAGGCTCAACCCGATGTGTTCGATTCTCGGCGTGCCGACGGTGACCTATAAATTGACCCGACACGCTGGCGCGCGCGTGTCGGGTGATCCGGCGTTGCGCACAAAGAGCTACCAGCAGTTTCTCGCCAAGCATCGCAAGCTGTTCGAAGCGCATCCGGTGCAGTATGCCGATTTCGTGTACGCACACGCGCTGCGCTCGTTTCGGCAGCAGCCCATGATCGGATTCAGCGCACTGATACACGCGGCGAGGCTGGCGCCGCGCCGCACTTTACGGCGCACGGTCAGGAGAGTACGGGCATCGCTATTCTCCAGAGCCAGGCGCGAGAAGTCGATGTGAGAAAAGGCGTGCGCCCACGGCCAGCGACAGGTTGGCCGTAACAGTCTAGCAGCTTGGAACCATCCCACATTTTCAGGCAAGTTTCCGGTAAACGCGTCCTGGCAATCGCCTGGCTCTGCCCCATATCGCGCGGCGCGCCTGCCTCGGCGAGATAGACTATGGTGCGCAAGGCAAAGTGCACCTCGCCGCTAGCGTCCGCCCAGCGGCCGTGCAGCGCGCGCAGATCGGCGATAAGTTGCCGGTGCGCCTGGCCTTCGCGCGGCACGTAGGATTTGCTCTGCGCGTATCCGATCAGACCGGGTAGATCCAGCGCCCGGCTGTGCGGGACCTTGTGCCGCCGTACGTGATCGAAGCGCGGGTCGGACATGAGCGACTGCACGGGCGCGCGATGCTTGTTCCCCGGCGCGGCGCCTGGCCTGGCCTTACTCACGATGCGCCGGAAGTCAGCGAGAAATTCGTCGTCCGGAACATTGCGATTCCAGGCTACCGCCAGCCGACCGCCGGGTTTCAGCATACGGCGGCACTCGCCAAGCGTCGCCCCTGGCTTGAACCAGTGGAACGCCTGAAAGCAGGTGACCAGATCGACAGATGCCTTGGACAGCGGCGTATGTTCGGCGGCGGCGTCGCGAAATATGACCCGCGCGTGCGGCTCGGCGGCTTCCCGCATCGAGGCGCTGGGCTCCACCGCGGTGACGCGCGCGCCGCGGTCGGCCAATAGACGCGAGCCGATGCCGGTACCCGCACCAACGTCGGCGACGACGAGCCGCGCGGGATCGCCTAGCCCGCGCGGAATCAAATCTATCGCCGCGTGTGGATAATCGGGCCGCGCGTAGGCGTAATCCGCGCCGCGCCCCTTGTAGTCAGCATGCGGCGCGGCCAGTTTGCGTAACGAGTCATTCATAAGCTGGCAATGTAAGTTAGAAGTGGCATCGATCGATACCGGTTGCGGATGCGCTCGCGTCGCGTGTAGCTGCGCGATGTGCGCGCCGATACGGCGCGCGAGCGCCAGTATGGTAAAGGTCGGCGAATAGGCGTGCGCGGTGGCGAACGCGGCGCTGCTCGCCACGAACAGATTGTCGGTACCGAACACTTGCAGTCGGCGTCGACCACGCCTGAGGAAGCATCCGCCGCCATGCGCGTAGTGCCCATGTGATGCGATGCGTCCATCATGTCGTCCAGGCGCAGCGGTTTCGTCCCGAAATCCAGTTCGCCAAGGCCGATGGCCGCGAACGATTTTTTCAGTTCGCGCAGTAGCAACTCCAGCCCGGTATGGTCCTGTGGTGTGAAACGCCAGTCAACCACCAGCCGTGGCATATCCAGCACATCCCGCTCCGCGCCGAGATACACACGGCTGTCCGGACCGGGCAGTTGCTCGACACCCAGTTTCGAAGCGAAGTGCGTGGTGGCGCCCGCGCGGGACGCCTTGTCCGGGCGCAGGTACACGGCGTGATTGGGCAGCGCTAACGCGCGCTGCTGCTGCTCCGAAAACGCGATACTGATACCGAAGCGGGGTCGCGGCTGAGTCTGCAATCCCTCGATCACATGGTCGATTGCCGGACCCGGCCGCAGCTTCGCTTGCATATCCTTGGGATGATCCATGTAGAAGCGCCCTACCTGGTCGCGCGCGTTGCCCACACCGGCCGGCAGCTGACGGCTGGAGGCCAGCAGCAGCCGCGGCGCCTCGAGCCCGCCGGTGGACAGCACGAACTGCGCAGCGTGTACGCTAAAGCTGCGTCGATCCAGCGACTGAAAGTGAATGGCGCGCACGTGTTCGAGGTCGTCCTCCAGCACGATCTCGCTCGCGTTCGCGCCAAGTACGACTTCGACCGCTGGTGAGCGCTTCAACTCCTGAAAAAAGCGCGTGCCGGAGCGCGTCGGAGTCCTTTCCCAGTAAAACAGGTGCGGCTCCAGCCCGGCCGGCGCCAGCAGGTTTCGCGCGTTGCGCATGAGCATGCCGCCGGATGCCGCATCGAAGTCGCCGAAACCGTAATCCTCCGCGGTCTCCCGATAAAAAGGAAGCAGGTCATCGATCTCAATCGGCCAGCCACTGTACGGAATCCACGGCCGCTGCTTAAAATCCCACGAATCGAACCGGCGCCATTTGCCGGTCCATACGTTGGTGGTGCCGCCAAATTGTCGGATGCGACAATAACCCCGGTACATGGGCGGCAGA includes the following:
- a CDS encoding class I SAM-dependent methyltransferase: MASSAAFATAHAYSPTFTILALARRIGAHIAQLHATRAHPQPVSIDATSNLHCQLMNDSLRKLAAPHADYKGRGADYAYARPDYPHAAIDLIPRGLGDPARLVVADVGAGTGIGSRLLADRGARVTAVEPSASMREAAEPHARVIFRDAAAEHTPLSKASVDLVTCFQAFHWFKPGATLGECRRMLKPGGRLAVAWNRNVPDDEFLADFRRIVSKARPGAAPGNKHRAPVQSLMSDPRFDHVRRHKVPHSRALDLPGLIGYAQSKSYVPREGQAHRQLIADLRALHGRWADASGEVHFALRTIVYLAEAGAPRDMGQSQAIARTRLPETCLKMWDGSKLLDCYGQPVAGRGRTPFLTSTSRAWLWRIAMPVLS